The sequence GGAAAACACAGTACTGGCATGCCTGATATATGATGCACACCTTTCTataaatatttgcatttttgcttaatagcttctaggtcatgtgacctattggccCCAAATTAGTACTGGCTCATAGTGAAATGTCTGCTCAAtgacacctctttttttttttctccatttcaacctttccttcattttaaattaacttaatattgtacatatcaatgttattgctcaatatcaccccagAAGAGTGCGTTCCCGGTGAAATGTGAATTGGTACTGTGTTATagtgaaacatattttaaactgttaataataataataaaaacaaacatcttttaaacaccgtttgaattttattttatttttgaaaaccgatcctttattttgaaaagcggatGTCGTTCTCCGTGAAAGCGTTTCTTCGAGCACACTAACGTAAATCCTACAAAtgggcgaacagaaaaaaaattaagtgcgGCGgagttgaccgcgtaaaaagaaaaggtggctatttacctcagttgtttacaacgcagtgcttgcttgtggccgatacttcatgctaacgttagctcagctttgacaaagtcccccatttataatgcgtcacgacaaaaaaatatgttgtcacaAAAACAGCCCCTTACTGTTTGTTATGATTTTGCAACACTTTTTAGCATATCTCACCCGTGCATTCGGTTGTCCTGACGGCAACCAACCGGACGCCAGCGGGAGAATACGATGCGTTCACAATGCCGACATCGGACATATTAGACGCTTAAACGTAGCTGTTGTACGGCAATCCTGGCACAACCTATTGCTGCTAGACCGTAAATGGTGCTCAGTACTGTCTAAAACAGACTTCGAAGTGGAATTATGTCACTGATATCGATTCACATGCTGCCAAACACACGAATAtggtatgtatatatgttgagtTAAGAGTCCTTTTAATTCCTACGTTCCCTGAAGGCACTGTCACTGGGGGGTGTTTCCAAAGcgcttttgtgcagctgtcactcatgattcCACGCCCCGCTCAGTTGACACCACGCCCCCGCGTAACATTCGGGTCAAAagtctgaaactgaaaaaaaagagacttgaaactgaacaaaaaagatctgaaactgaaaaacgatttgaaagtggaaaaaaaagttttgaaactgaaaaaatgtgttgaaacccaaaaaaataagatctgaatctgaaaagaaaaaaaacatgcaactgaaaaaataagacctcaaatgtcaaaatatatatggaagcaaaaaatgaaaataaataatttattcaaaggcaggaccgaagtgaatcaaaattaattttgacccgaAAAAACTTTCCacgtgcttatttttattttgaatacctttttatattttttgaaatTCATGATCAACTATtaactccataaaaatgcaagcAGAAACAACAAACTCACTGCAAGCTAACCACGTGAACTGATGGAAGTCGGATGTTGTGAAGTTCGatgccgccatctagtggccatttAGTCAATAAGCGTCTGAAACTGCACAACTTGTCACTTGAAAAACTCTATAAAGTTGGGACACTTGGTAAATTCCCTATATACATATTATGGAAGTAGAAAGTGGGAAAGCTCAacgattcattcattttaaaaaaatcatccaaaaaaaatactgtcaaAAAATACTTCTTTCTTCAGATGAGTCAGTCTATTTATTTGACAGGCAGGATAGatttcaaacaaatatttttctatGGCCTATAAAATGTATCTGAAAGCAAACTGTTGTGAATTTGGAAAAAGGTGTACCGGTACTCAGTTTTATTGTGTACACACACCAAGAAAGTAAAAgagtaaaaagtaaaagaaagtaaaagaaagaaaaaaattcatCAATTTAAGGTAACAAATTAAGTACCTTGAAGTGAGACTGAAAGGGTCTTATGGCCAGCAGCTCCCTCTCCATTCTTTCCTTCATCCCAGGATACTGCATGTTTCCTCCTGTCAGGAACACATTGCTCACCAGCGCCTCCTGCTGCTCAGGAGTGTACCTGAACATCAACAGGGGAGGAGCAAACAATGTGTGTGAATGACattagttgtattttttcatttcaattgtGACCGACTAAAATGGTGACACTTTTTGGCACGAGGAACTTGATGCAATGCAGCCTGTTGATTGGTGGACAGAGATTGGAGTGGGAGGAGTCTCGtgccaataaaaaaagaacattatgTCATGCCATTTACTTGAGCCACCTAAACACCACAAGCAGGATCAGGAATAAGATGGAAAGATTAGATTTGAGACTGTATTGCTCCCGTGAAGGATGTACAGTATTGCATCATTACCTGGCCAGCACATACTGAAGCGTCTCCATCATCCCCATCTGGTCTTCTCCAGTCAGCGAGGGCTGGAAGAAGATCTCTGGACAACGCAGACGCTCCGTGCCGACAAACAGTTGGTGGTATTCTGCCATGTTGAAGGCCGGCTGGAGAAATGTCATTCTTTAGTACTTAAAATTACTTCAatgtaagaagaaaaataaaattcgaCTAAAGTGAAAAATGCACATAATCATTCATTATTATTCTATTTATACTTTTGTTGAATGAAACTAATTAATTGTagtcacaaacaaaaacaatctaaTTTGATTCACGCCCCCATATAcatttttgatggtctaaaTTGTCCATCATTTTTCATTAATCCCAAAAAGCTACATTCAACAATGAATTGATTAGCCTCTatgaataatccatccatccattttcttgaccacttattcctcacaagggtcgcgggggatgctggcgcctatctcagctggctctgggcagtaggcgggggacacgcgcctatctcagctggctctgggcagtaggcgggggacaccctggaccggttgccaaccaatcgcaggtctatgaataatacatttttttattgttaactcatccaaacccaaaaacgtgtaaatacgttttttaatactttgtcgttCATTCCCAAAAACCTATCTATATGTTTTTTGGGGCTGCCACAAACGACTATTTTGCTAGTCGACTAGTCACCAACAGTAGtcgcgattagtcgactaatcggatcGGATCGTCAGCCTCCTTCAATAATTGCCCAAAGTCTTTTTTTCAACCCTTTTTTCCTCAGAAAACCCCCAAAACGGAACCACATTCTGATTATgtattatttcattttcatttcagggatatatataaaataataaactatcTGTTCAACTAAGGATGTAGCCAATTTTAGCAAaggtggccagcattttttattattttgataaCTTAAGCCAATATTTTTAAGGGGCTGACAAGCAAGCAGCTACTCTTATATAACCATCATTAGCATATAGCTTGAATTTgttaagatatatgtacaagttagTAATAAAGATGGTGACAGGTGAAAGGTAACAGACTAACAGTACATTCAACTTTTATTAAATTGCAGTTTGTACCAGAATTCCTTGTGCAatccaaaaaaaagacaattatgcCGATAGTACATTTGAATTTTTAGCTCAAATTCTGTTGTCTTGAACATTTATAACAACAAATGTTGAGTGCActtgaaaataaaactaaaactaaatagcaATTAGTaatatgaataaaacaaacatgtacacAATATCAAAACTACTTTTCAGGCATGCACGTTGATGGCTTCATAATAAAGCTCTCCAATGAAGTGGAATGGAGTCTTTTAGCACTGTAACGTGGCGCTAGGACATTGTTGCCACATTTACTATTTAGCCATAACATCACTGTGTTACAGGCCAAGCCTAGCCCTTTAAGTGATGTAGTGCCGCACTTTGGCGCAGGAGGGCGGTGTTGTTTAGGAAAGAGAAGGAGAGAGGAAGAGCTTGAGCCTGTGCACGGGCtgtcggtttttttgtttttttttgtttgtgtgtttgtttttttgttttttgttttttgttttttttaggagtgCTAAAATAAAGTTTGTGGGAAACAACGAAAACAAGAGTCTGCCTGCTCAGTCTCCATACCATCGGTTAGGAGGTCCCTGGGCAGGAGAAGAGGACTTAACAGCTGTAACAAGGTGGGCACGTTTTATCACACAGTGTGTGCTAAATACTGAAAGCGCCTCCGTTAACGTCCACGTTAGCACTTAGCTACGCTAACCATCCGCATAACTTACAGTGGCTGATATGACTGTCCCTGGCCGTCAGAAGGATTCGACAAAAGGTGCTTCCGTCTCAACTGCCGTGAGAGGCAAggtctgtcttgcatattttacattgaacaTTATTCGCTTTAGCGTCTGTATAAATTTTCCCAAACTTTCGAAGTCCGATGTCGGTTAGCCATGAGAGCATACTGTGTACAGCTGGTGCTGACGTCACGTCTGACCCGGACACGctactgcgcatgtgcgtctaGTAAGAACAGGCAGGAGGACGAGCGGTTGAGAcagttttggaagaaaaaacaaatataaggctgatatatattaggggtgttaaaaaaaatcgattcggcgatatatcgcgatactacatcgcgcgattctcgaatcgattcaaaaagggcagaatcgatttttttttattttttttttattttatttttatttttttttttttttaggattcacaccttgagcatggaagaatgttatatgaacggaacattaagccttaatattttattttaatgctgttcaaacatgaaacagattacaacctctataagactgaaatttcagataaataaataatacattttcatataaatcttacactctacaagcttactgattagtattttctaaatttgaatgaaaaaaaatcgcaacaatcgacttataaattcgtatcgggattaatcggtatcgaatcgaatcgtgacctgtgaatcgtgatacgaatcgaatcgtcaggtactaggcaattcacacccctaatatatattatgtaaaactAACTAGTCGACTATTTAAATTAGCCGTCGATGCTTTTGGTCGTCGACGTAGTCACGACTAGTCGACTAATCTTGGCAGCCctaatgtttttatgttttgttttgtttttttaatgctagagcatacattagACTTTGataagcttctgacatgaagaagttgcttaaagcaatggtagttattataaaaaaaaaaggccagtaggtggcagcagagtataagagatcggccaggaccatgttgcaacaagctcttttacccagtgttttcaacatgtttgtgaataatgataaaacttagctatattctaatgctaatttctgcaaaacggaaacagattcaaatacacttttttttccagatgaaagaacagactgtttcttttggtaggttccatgtttttatagcaatagaacacaatattctgtggaccttgtaaaatgagtcaaaatccagttaacAGCCGGGAGCTaaagggattgcttcagtgaaaatggctgaatgagttaatagaagaAGTTCCACCTTACCTGGACGACATTCACGTTAGGTTTTTCCGGCAGCGTGTCCTCAGAGAAGTCAGGATACATCATTGCCATGCCGTCGCCCTCCTCCATGTGCGGCTCCAACTCGGACACCTGTTGGGAAAAGAATAGTGTAAAGTTGGCATCGCCTCCACAGTGCAGGAAAATCTTGGCCCGCCTCACCTCCGTCTTTCCCTCGGCGCCGTCGCTGTGCAGCAGTTTCTGACGGCCCTGCTCCACGGCCAGCTGCAGTTTGCCAATGTACGACTGCAGCTCCTCGGCAGAGTCCATGTTGAGCGCGACCAGACTCTTGTGGAACTGATCCAATAAGCCTTCTTCCAGCAgctcctacacacacacacgtacacgcatTCATGAAATGGAGGACTTAGTGTCGGGTGTCGGCGTGGtggaggacccaagtgcaggaggcaaacaaggcagaggtgctcaaaaaatgtaatttaatcaaacaaaacaaaagggcaAACAGGGTACTTggtaatgaagaaaaaaacaataagaTCCAGAAGGGGAAAACGATACAAGACAAGGCCGAACAATGGCAGCATGTACGTgggaaaagtaaaaagtaaacaGCAGATTAATTGGTAATCGGTATTTTTCTCTGCCATTAATTGGTTTCGGCCTCGAAAAATGCATATCCGTCGGGccctacaaaaaataaatgattgtccgaCTGCACATTGCACAAGCTGCAATCCaaccaagtttttgccaacataaataaatacatattattagaaatttgtattattatcaattctgtttggtccaaaaggaacttatgtaataatagtgtttctatttttgtatttgtcttaaaaaattttaaatgcttaaacattttcttattttgcaccaaaaaaaaaaaaatagttatttcaattattgccaaaataatcgggattattattatattgtccataatcgagcagtcaGAGGAGgacttgtttcaaatgaactattGTTTAGAAAGGCGCTATGTTAAGTTTGCTTCTGGTACTTTGTATTTCTACCAACAGAGGGTGCTCTTTCATTAAAGTTAATTGCAGTAGGCATCTAAATAGGCTTATCACAaatattagttttcatttttcatatattttgtaaTGAAACTTCTGCGTCTCTGGGAAACTAAACTAATCTTGTCCAAAGTCAGCTATGACACGGATGACGACAAGTGTAACAGAAAATGGACGCCTGGATTAGTGAGGAGACAGACAAGCCGTTCCTTACCTGTACAGCCATCAGTCTGTCCAGCCTCTCTTGGTCCTGATGTAGTTTCTCACCGCGACGTCGAGCATTGATCTCCTGTAGCCGCCTGAGCTGCTGCGCTCTCCTCTCTTGCCTTTCCTCCACGCTGGCACAGCCGCCGGGCAACTTCCCAGAGAAGGGAAGTTGCATTCGGTGAACCTCGCGCTCGTAAAACTCCGGGCTGCGCCATTTTTCCAATTCTGCAGACAAGCGCAAGAAAACACAAGCAATGGAAAGATGCATCATTAAGATGTACctggaatttgttttcatgaatttGTTGCCTCCCACTGCACCTTCTTGATAGTCCACAGCTGTGTAGCTGTGTTCATGCAGCAGTTCCTCCATACGGCTGAGTGTGATGGCAGCCAAGTGGCCCGGATATTTGAGCTGGAGGAGCCTCTGCAGGTAGGCTGCTGCCTGGCCTCCCGCCACATTCACACGCTTACAATTCGCCGCATCTAACCTAAGGGGGAGGCCACGTCAAAATAAGAGCGTCGTTACAACAACATTGGGCATACGATTAGCTTCTAGTAAAGAACTgagaggaaaaaatacaaaacaatcatGTCAtacccttgttttgttttgttttttaatgtaatttaacaACAAACAGGCAGCGGAGCCTCACCTGCCGTTGAGAACAGGCAGGATATGCGAGCAGTGGTACCCCGAGGACAAAACGATCCCGGTCTGCAGTGGCCGCAGATTCCTCTGATTGCTGCTGTGATGGAAACTGTACAAGGCGTCAACTCCGTAGGAGACGTGAGGGACGTCGTAGCACTCGAACAGCAACTCCGACATCATTTGGCGGCAGTGCAGAGGGTTGCAGGGGGCCTCGGTCAGCACGATGGGATGCTCCACGCGTCCCTAAAATATATGAGAGAGGAGGGAAGACGGgatgtggaacaaaaaaaaataaaaaatgacactgACCTCCCTCCCTTTATTATGGCGTTCCAGACCAATGGCACCTAAGTAACCCAAATTTGTAACCAGGTCAGAAGTTCAGAACGGACAGTAATCAATCACTAATGTACATTAACAGTAATGtcataaatacagtaaatattaggggtgttaaaaaaaaaaatcgattcggcgatatatcgcgatactacatcgcgcgattctcgaatcgattcaataataggcaaaatcgattttttttttttttttttttttttttttttttttttttttttttttttaggattcacaccttaagcatggaagaatgttatatgaacggaacattaagccttaatattttattttaatgctgtttaaacatgaaacagattacaacctctataagactgaaatttcagataaataaataatacattttcatataaatcttacactctacaagcttactgattagtattttctaaatttgaatgaaaaaaaatcgcaacaatcgacttagaaattcgtatcgggattaatcggtatcgaatcgaatcgtgacctgtgaatcgtgatacgaatcgaatcgtcaggtacgaggcaattcacacccctagtaaatatcTGTATGAAAAACTTCTGGgcaataaaacaatataattaAGCTGGGGCAAAAAGTCAAGCAAGTCATAAAAATAAGTCAACACAAAATTTTTGCCCTGTGGCTTCGGCAGCACCATTTGACAACATCAGACAGACATTTCCAGTCTCCATAAAAACGCCATTGTATAGGTACTGTCATCAAACTGCTCATGAACTTTTCACAGACAGCAGCCTCTATTGTGGAACGCTGGTACtgcaaagtcaagattttctggGATATGAAAAACAATACATATGACTGTACATACAAGTAAGTGGTAACTGAGCATGCCTTTCACTGCATTGAATGGCGATTTTGTGACCGCCTGAGCCTACCTCAATAACTTTTATTCAAATGTTGGGACCATATTACTTACTTTACTCCTAAGTGTTACATTTTACAAGGCagaaaatttaaatttaatttggcATCTGCTACAAGTCTATTCAAAATGAATTATCAGAGGCACCAATTTTAATTTGGGCCTATGACTCACATGATGCTAGAAAATAGTATTTCCAATTACTGGCA is a genomic window of Festucalex cinctus isolate MCC-2025b chromosome 2, RoL_Fcin_1.0, whole genome shotgun sequence containing:
- the actr5 gene encoding actin-related protein 5 isoform X2: MATQQQPVCQIFSFRDCKSSPDPIFDPLAASSGTPIVIDNGSFQTRADWASVNSPRLLFRSVAARSRGAARSETQIGNDIPNLEPLRWLLKSQFDRNVVVNFEIQELIFDYVFTHLGITSEGRVEHPIVLTEAPCNPLHCRQMMSELLFECYDVPHVSYGVDALYSFHHSSNQRNLRPLQTGIVLSSGYHCSHILPVLNGRLDAANCKRVNVAGGQAAAYLQRLLQLKYPGHLAAITLSRMEELLHEHSYTAVDYQEELEKWRSPEFYEREVHRMQLPFSGKLPGGCASVEERQERRAQQLRRLQEINARRRGEKLHQDQERLDRLMAVQELLEEGLLDQFHKSLVALNMDSAEELQSYIGKLQLAVEQGRQKLLHSDGAEGKTEVSELEPHMEEGDGMAMMYPDFSEDTLPEKPNVNVVQPAFNMAEYHQLFVGTERLRCPEIFFQPSLTGEDQMGMMETLQYVLARYTPEQQEALVSNVFLTGGNMQYPGMKERMERELLAIRPFQSHFKVTMARQPTLGAWLGARDWALGHPPGGGGGGGVAGWISRQDYEEKGGEYLSEHCASNVFVPIKINKTIPARQAEPSVPMPTGASGAVGMVTSALTSSSATPDAPMVLS
- the actr5 gene encoding actin-related protein 5 isoform X3; this encodes MLFCLAASCTFVNGRKVSQRCNQEFVVQWKGKQASWWHHFDASNWKYYFLASCAIGLERHNKGREGRVEHPIVLTEAPCNPLHCRQMMSELLFECYDVPHVSYGVDALYSFHHSSNQRNLRPLQTGIVLSSGYHCSHILPVLNGRLDAANCKRVNVAGGQAAAYLQRLLQLKYPGHLAAITLSRMEELLHEHSYTAVDYQEELEKWRSPEFYEREVHRMQLPFSGKLPGGCASVEERQERRAQQLRRLQEINARRRGEKLHQDQERLDRLMAVQELLEEGLLDQFHKSLVALNMDSAEELQSYIGKLQLAVEQGRQKLLHSDGAEGKTEVSELEPHMEEGDGMAMMYPDFSEDTLPEKPNVNVVQPAFNMAEYHQLFVGTERLRCPEIFFQPSLTGEDQMGMMETLQYVLARYTPEQQEALVSNVFLTGGNMQYPGMKERMERELLAIRPFQSHFKVTMARQPTLGAWLGARDWALGHPPGGGGGGGVAGWISRQDYEEKGGEYLSEHCASNVFVPIKINKTIPARQAEPSVPMPTGASGAVGMVTSALTSSSATPDAPMVLS
- the actr5 gene encoding actin-related protein 5 isoform X1, with amino-acid sequence MATQQQPVCQIFSFRDCKSSPDPIFDPLAASSGTPIVIDNGSFQTRADWASVNSPRLLFRSVAARSRGAARSETQIGNDIPNLEPLRWLLKSQFDRNVVVNFEIQELIFDYVFTHLGITSEGRVEHPIVLTEAPCNPLHCRQMMSELLFECYDVPHVSYGVDALYSFHHSSNQRNLRPLQTGIVLSSGYHCSHILPVLNGRLDAANCKRVNVAGGQAAAYLQRLLQLKYPGHLAAITLSRMEELLHEHSYTAVDYQEELEKWRSPEFYEREVHRMQLPFSGKLPGGCASVEERQERRAQQLRRLQEINARRRGEKLHQDQERLDRLMAVQELLEEGLLDQFHKSLVALNMDSAEELQSYIGKLQLAVEQGRQKLLHSDGAEGKTEVRRAKIFLHCGGDANFTLFFSQQVSELEPHMEEGDGMAMMYPDFSEDTLPEKPNVNVVQPAFNMAEYHQLFVGTERLRCPEIFFQPSLTGEDQMGMMETLQYVLARYTPEQQEALVSNVFLTGGNMQYPGMKERMERELLAIRPFQSHFKVTMARQPTLGAWLGARDWALGHPPGGGGGGGVAGWISRQDYEEKGGEYLSEHCASNVFVPIKINKTIPARQAEPSVPMPTGASGAVGMVTSALTSSSATPDAPMVLS